A single Loxodonta africana isolate mLoxAfr1 chromosome 12, mLoxAfr1.hap2, whole genome shotgun sequence DNA region contains:
- the LOC135232899 gene encoding collagen alpha-1(I) chain-like yields MACTEPRAPKEDLSQWSAERHRRRGKTSANVVHRATGAKGRPQPMACRETQAPREDPSQWRARSCGHPGKTSVNGVQRATGYEGRTQPMSCREPQASREDLSQWRAESHGRQRKTSANGVQRDTGAKGRPQPMGCREPRAPKEDLSQWRAERHRRRGKTSANGAQRATGAEGRPQPMACRETQAPREDLSQWQAERHRRRGKTSANGAQRATGAEGRPQPMARRETQAPREDLSQWRAESCGHPEKTSANGVQRDTGTEGRPQPMACTELRAPREDLSQWRAESHRLRGKNSANVLQRATGFKGRPQPMACTEPRVQREDFSQWRAESCGHPGKTSASGMQRDTGTEGRPQPMACTELRAPREDLSQWRAESHRLRGKNSANVVQRATGFKGRPQPMACTELRAPREELSQWRAESCGHPEKTSANGVHRATGFKGRPQPMACTEPRAQREDFSQWRAESCGHPGKTSANGVQRATGAKGRPQPMACRETQAPREDLSQWGAESHGRQRKTSANGVQRDTGAEGRPQPMARREPQAPREDLSQWRAESHRRRGKTSANGAQRDTGAEGRPQPMACRELPVPREDLSQWRARSRGRRGKTSANGVHGAAGAEGRPQPMACTEPRAPREDLSQWRAESYRCRGKTSANGVHGAAGAEGRPQPMACTEPRAPREDLSQWRARSRGRRGKTSANGVHGAAGAEGRPQPMACTEPRAPREDLSQWRARSRGRRGKTSANGVHGAAGAEGRPPSCEDSGWDRAALQLQARGHLGYQKLRETRKDPPPEPSETGWPCGHSEFELLVFTTVRQSFLSSLAASFGELGCGSPRKRTPGDGTWTTVNGGRILVRRRIEVDV; encoded by the coding sequence ATGGCGTGCACAGAGCCACGGGCGCCAAAGGAAGACCTCAGCCAATGGAGTGCAGAGAGACACAGGCGCCGAGGGAAGACCTCAGCCAATGTCGTGCACAGAGCCACGGGCGCCAAAGGAAGACCTCAGCCAATGGCATGCAGAGAGACACAGGCACCGAGGGAAGACCCCAGCCAATGGCGTGCACGGAGCTGCGGGCACCCAGGGAAGACCTCAGTCAATGGCGTGCAGAGAGCCACAGGCTACGAGGGAAGAACTCAGCCAATGTCCTGCAGAGAGCCACAGGCTTCAAGGGAAGACCTCAGCCAATGGCGTGCAGAGAGCCACGGGCGCCAAAGGAAGACCTCAGCCAATGGCGTGCAGAGAGACACAGGCGCCAAAGGAAGACCTCAGCCAATGGGGTGCAGAGAGCCACGGGCGCCAAAGGAAGACCTCAGCCAATGGCGTGCAGAGAGACACAGGCGCCGAGGGAAGACCTCAGCCAATGGCGCGCAGAGAGCCACAGGCGCCGAGGGAAGACCTCAGCCAATGGCGTGCAGAGAGACACAGGCGCCGAGGGAAGACCTCAGCCAATGGCAGGCAGAGAGACACAGGCGCCGAGGGAAGACCTCAGCCAATGGCGCGCAGAGAGCCACAGGCGCCGAGGGAAGACCTCAGCCAATGGCGCGCAGAGAGACACAGGCGCCGAGGGAAGACCTCAGCCAGTGGCGCGCAGAGAGCTGTGGGCACCCAGAGAAGACCTCAGCCAATGGCGTGCAGAGAGACACAGGCACCGAGGGAAGACCCCAGCCAATGGCGTGCACGGAGCTGCGGGCACCCAGGGAAGACCTCAGTCAATGGCGTGCAGAGAGCCACAGGCTACGAGGGAAGAACTCAGCCAATGTCCTGCAGAGAGCCACAGGCTTCAAGGGAAGACCTCAGCCAATGGCGTGCACGGAGCCGCGGGTGCAGAGGGAAGACTTCAGCCAATGGCGTGCAGAGAGCTGCGGGCACCCAGGGAAGACCTCAGCCAGTGGCATGCAGAGAGACACAGGCACCGAGGGAAGACCTCAGCCAATGGCGTGCACGGAGCTGCGGGCACCCAGGGAAGACCTCAGCCAATGGCGTGCAGAGAGCCACAGGCTACGAGGGAAGAACTCAGCCAATGTCGTGCAGAGAGCCACAGGCTTCAAGGGAAGACCTCAGCCAATGGCGTGCACGGAGCTGCGGGCACCGAGGGAAGAACTCAGCCAATGGCGTGCAGAGAGCTGTGGGCACCCAGAGAAGACCTCAGCCAATGGCGTGCACAGAGCCACAGGCTTCAAGGGAAGACCTCAGCCAATGGCGTGCACGGAGCCGCGGGCGCAGAGGGAAGACTTCAGCCAATGGCGTGCAGAGAGCTGCGGGCACCCAGGGAAGACCTCAGCCAATGGCGTGCAGAGAGCCACGGGCGCCAAAGGAAGACCTCAGCCAATGGCGTGCAGAGAGACACAGGCGCCGAGGGAAGACCTCAGCCAATGGGGTGCAGAGAGCCACGGGCGCCAAAGGAAGACCTCAGCCAATGGCGTGCAGAGAGACACAGGCGCCGAGGGAAGACCTCAGCCAATGGCGCGCAGAGAGCCACAGGCGCCGAGGGAAGACCTCAGCCAATGGCGCGCAGAGAGCCACAGGCGCCGAGGGAAGACCTCAGCCAATGGCGCGCAGAGAGACACAGGCGCCGAGGGAAGACCTCAGCCAATGGCGTGCAGAGAGCTACCGGTGCCGAGGGAAGACCTCAGCCAATGGCGTGCACGGAGCCGCGGGCGCCGAGGGAAGACCTCAGCCAATGGCGTGCACGGAGCCGCGGGCGCCGAGGGAAGACCTCAGCCAATGGCGTGCACGGAGCCGCGGGCGCCGAGGGAAGACCTCAGCCAATGGCGTGCAGAGAGCTACCGGTGCCGAGGGAAGACCTCAGCCAATGGCGTGCACGGAGCCGCGGGCGCCGAGGGAAGACCTCAGCCAATGGCGTGCACGGAGCCGCGGGCGCCGAGGGAAGACCTCAGCCAATGGCGTGCACGGAGCCGCGGGCGCCGAGGGAAGACCTCAGCCAATGGCGTGCACGGAGCCGCGGGCGCCGAGGGAAGACCTCAGCCAATGGCGTGCACGGAGCCGCGGGCGCCGAGGGAAGACCTCAGCCAATGGCGTGCACGGAGCCGCGGGCGCCGAGGGAAGACCTCAGCCAATGGCGTGCACGGAGCCGCGGGCGCCGAGGGAAGACCGCCGTCATGTGAAGACTCAGGATGGGATAGGGCTgcgctgcagctgcaagccagggGACAcctgggctaccagaagctgagagagaccagaaaggaccctcccccagagccttcagagacaGGCTGGCCCTGCGgacactctgaatttgaacttctggtcTTCACAACTGTGAGACAGTCATTTCTGTCGTCTTTAGCCGCCAGCTTTGGGGAGCTTGGCtgtggcagccccaggaaacGAACGCCAGGTGATGGGACATGGACCACGGTCAACGGGGGCAGAATCCTGGTGCGCAGGCGCATTGAAGTGGACGTCTAG